TCGCATTCTTTATTCGGACACGCGATCACCGGCCCGGCTTTGAGAAATTTCTCCACCAGATATTCGCTGCCGCAACTCGGGCACTTCTCGGGGATCGGCTTGTGCGCAGAAGTAAACTTGCAGTTGGGATAATTTCCGCAACCGTAAAACGTGTTCCCCTTGCGCGCGCGCTTCTCGACGAGTTCGCCCTCTTTGCACTCCGGGCACTTCACCCCGATAAAGTTCTGCTTCACATACTTGCATTCGGGATATCCGCTGCACGTCGTGAACTCCCCGTAACGCCCGTGGCGAATCATCATGTTGCGTCCGCACTTCGGGCACAGTTCGTCGAGCGGAATGTCGGGAACTTTTTTGCCCTGGTCGAGACGCCGCGTGGTCTTGCAGTCGGGATATCCCGTGCATGCCATGAACTGCCCGAAGCGCCCGCGCTTCAGCACCATCACGCGGCCGCAGTTTTCGCAGTATTCTTCCGCGGCGCCAGTCTCCTGCACGTCGGCTGAATCGAGATCGGGCAAATTAATCGGATTCTCTTTGGTAAAGGTGCAGGTGTTCGGATCTTCTTTATCGTAGGTGCTGCACGCATAAAACGATCCGTGCCTGCCCCACTTGATCACCAGCGGAGAGCCACACTTTTCACACTTCTCGTCGGTCGGCTTCTCCATCCGCTTGATGTTCTCCATATGCTTTTCGGCATACTTGAGATCCTTGGTGAACTTCTTGTAGAAGTCGGCCATGGCGTCCTGCCACTTCTCTTTGCCTTCTTCTATTTCGTCGAGTTCTTCTTCCAGACGTGCGGTATATTGCAGATCGAAAATGTCGCGGAAGTTTTCCACCAGCAGGTCGGTGACGACCAGGCCGATCTCCGTGGGCGAAAACTTGCCGCCAATTTTCTGCACGTACTGGCGTTCCTGAATCGTGGTCAGAATCGCGGCGTAGGTCGACGGACGGCCAATGCCCCGCTCTTCCAGCTCTTTCACCAGCGACGCTTCGTTGAAGCGCGGCGGCGGCTCGGTGAAGTGCTGTTCCGGCTTCAATTCCCTGAGAGTAAGTTTCTGTCCGGCTTCGAGCGCGGGCAGCTTGTGCTTCAGCTCCTCGTCTTCTTCGTCCTTGCCTTCTTTCGATTCTTCGTAGACGCGCAGGAAGCCGTCGAATTTCAGCACCGATCCGGTCACGCGGAACCAGAAAACTTCGTTGCCATTTTTCGCGTCGATGTCGACCGTCGTCTGGTCGAAGACCGCCGGCATAATCTGCGAAGCAACGAACCGTTGCCAGATCAGCTTGTAGACTTTGAACTCATCTTCTTTTAAGTACTGCTTGATCTGGTCGGGATGACGCATCGCCGACGTCGGCCGAATGGCTTCGTGCGCGCCTTGCGCGTCTTTTTTGTCTTTATAGGCGTTTGGATTCTCCGGCAGGTAAGCCGCGCCATATTCCTTGCCCACATATTCACGCACTTCCTGAATCGCTTCCGGCGCAACCCGCACCGAGTCGGTACGCATATAAGTAATGAGGCCGATCGAGCCTTCTTCGCCCAACTCCACGCCTTCATACAATCGCTGTGCGATCATCATGGTGCGCTTCACGCTAAAGCGCAGCTTGCGCGACGAGTCCTGTTGCAGCTTGCTGGTCGTGAACGGAGGAGCGGCATTTCGGCGGCGTTCTTTTTTATCAACCGCCCGGACAATCCAGTCGGCCTTCTCTAGAGCGGCACGAATCTTTTCCGCGTCTTCGCCGTTAGTGACTTCAATTTTTTCCTCGCCCTTGCCCAGAAACCGCGCATCGAACGCCGGCGGCTTGTTGGCCGCAAGGTGCGCATCGATCGTCCAGTACTCGACCTTCTGGAACGCTTTGATCTCGCGTTCGCGCTCCACAATCAATCGCAGAG
Above is a window of Candidatus Sulfotelmatobacter sp. DNA encoding:
- the topA gene encoding type I DNA topoisomerase — encoded protein: MSKGLVIVESPGKAKTIQKYLGKGFTVEASYGHVRDLPKSTLGVDTSNDFETDYVVIPGKEKVVAKLKKLAGAADSIYLAPDPDREGEAIAAHLAFELGDNGKGKKAKKVKLKKGEAEPPPRIQRVTFNEITKRAVQAAFEHPRAIDQNLVDAQQARRVLDRLVGYQVSPLLWDKVRRGLSAGRVQTVALRLIVEREREIKAFQKVEYWTIDAHLAANKPPAFDARFLGKGEEKIEVTNGEDAEKIRAALEKADWIVRAVDKKERRRNAAPPFTTSKLQQDSSRKLRFSVKRTMMIAQRLYEGVELGEEGSIGLITYMRTDSVRVAPEAIQEVREYVGKEYGAAYLPENPNAYKDKKDAQGAHEAIRPTSAMRHPDQIKQYLKEDEFKVYKLIWQRFVASQIMPAVFDQTTVDIDAKNGNEVFWFRVTGSVLKFDGFLRVYEESKEGKDEEDEELKHKLPALEAGQKLTLRELKPEQHFTEPPPRFNEASLVKELEERGIGRPSTYAAILTTIQERQYVQKIGGKFSPTEIGLVVTDLLVENFRDIFDLQYTARLEEELDEIEEGKEKWQDAMADFYKKFTKDLKYAEKHMENIKRMEKPTDEKCEKCGSPLVIKWGRHGSFYACSTYDKEDPNTCTFTKENPINLPDLDSADVQETGAAEEYCENCGRVMVLKRGRFGQFMACTGYPDCKTTRRLDQGKKVPDIPLDELCPKCGRNMMIRHGRYGEFTTCSGYPECKYVKQNFIGVKCPECKEGELVEKRARKGNTFYGCGNYPNCKFTSAHKPIPEKCPSCGSEYLVEKFLKAGPVIACPNKECDYERPAPPPPPEAAATTA